The Lactuca sativa cultivar Salinas chromosome 2, Lsat_Salinas_v11, whole genome shotgun sequence genome includes a window with the following:
- the LOC111876725 gene encoding uncharacterized protein LOC111876725, translating to MSMHAKTDSEVTSLTASSPTRSEPRRPVYYVQSPSRDSHDGEKTTNSFHSTPVLSPSGSPGRQSRNSSSTRYSGSLRPGSRKGSQHQHHRKGEKGFDAIEEEGYNDEVGHRGIPRRCYFLAFVVGFFVLFTFFALVLWGAARPQKPVITMRSIAFDQFAVNAGADASGVATEMVTLNATVKFNFRNRGTFFGVHVSSTPLDLAYTELTLATGTVKKFYQSRKGHRIVSVNVRGVRVPLYGGGLNWSSENGKLTAPLPLNLNFTVKAKAYVLGKLVKPKFYKKVSCAIVYNPIKAINKPISLMNSCTVE from the exons ATGTCGATGCACGCAAAGACGGATTCGGAGGTGACGAGTTTGACGGCGTCGTCACCGACAAGGTCTGAACCACGGCGGCCGGTGTACTACGTCCAGAGTCCATCGCGCGACTCCCACGACGGAGAGAAGACCACCAACTCCTTTCACTCAACGCCTGTGCTCAGCCCCAGTGGATCACCCGGCCGTCAATCCCGGAACTCTTCCTCCACCAGATATTCCGGCTCCCTCAGACCCGGATCGAGGAAAGGCAGCCAACATCAACATCACCGGAAAGGAGAAAAGGGATTTGATGCGATTGAGGAAGAAGGATACAACGATGAAGTTGGTCATCGGGGGATCCCTCGCCGGTGTTATTTTCTGGCGTTCGTTGTCGGTTTCTTCGTTCTCTTCACTTTTTTCGCTCTCGTTCTCTGGGGCGCTGCCAGACCTCAGAAGCCCGTCATCACCATGAGG AGTATCGCATTCGATCAATTTGCAGTTAATGCTGGGGCAGATGCATCTGGAGTTGCGACAGAGATGGTGACGTTAAACGCCACCGTGAAGTTCAATTTTCGCAACCGTGGAACCTTCTTTGGGGTTCATGTATCATCCACACCACTCGATCTCGCATACACCGAGTTGACTCTGGCCACCGGAACT GTGAAGAAATTTTATCAATCAAGAAAAGGTCACAGAATAGTGAGTGTGAACGTCCGAGGTGTACGAGTGCCGTTGTACGGCGGCGGACTGAACTGGAGCAGCGAGAACGGAAAACTGACAGCGCCGTTGCCACTGAACCTAAATTTCACGGTGAAAGCTAAAGCTTACGTGTTAGGTAAATTAGTGAAACCCAAGTTCTACAAAAAGGTTTCGTGTGCCATTGTTTACAATCCAATCAAGGCCATCAATAAGCCGATTTCTCTGATGAATTCTTGCACAGTTGAGTAA